From the Candidatus Trichorickettsia mobilis genome, the window GCTTTTCAAAGTCAAATTGCTGCTTCAAGTTACGGTAATTTATTACTATCATCAAGTAAGCATCTTGTTTACGATGATAAAAATAATCAACAAACACAACAATCTACAAGAGAGTTTGTTAAAATAGATACGGCTTTATCTAGTATTTTTAAAAATTTACAACATAAGGTTGAATAGCTATTATAAAATGCAAGGGATTTTTATAATTGATTTATGCAAGAACGAAGTTTGTCGTATCTAGATAGGTTAAAACACAATGTATATAAAATACTTGCTTTTATCGTTATTATTTATGGTGCTTGTATAATGCTTTTATATCAATCTTATCAAGATAAGGCCGAGATAAAAAAGGCAGAAATTTTACAGGATTACTATAATAAAATAGTAAAAGTTAGCGCGAATAAAATCAATTCCTTAATAGGACAATTATCAGGCAATCTTCAAAGTCAAAATATTTCAATCAACACTAACGCCAATGATCTTGAGATATGTAGTGATAAATGCATCAATTACAATCTTTTTCGTTTTGGAGCGTTGATAGATCAATATATACCTGAGTTCATTTACTACAAAATAGAATTAAATAAAAAATTTCTTTATTCAAATATTAAAATCCAGAATTATCAAATAGAAAAAATCTACCATCTTAATGACCGTAATCAGTTTAGTATTAGCCTTGCAATTGATAAATTATACTGGAATAAAGTAGAAGCAGATATTAAAAAACCACTTTGGATAGTAACTTTATTTGCTCTAGTTAATATTTTGATATTATATGTTTTGTCTAAGATTTTGTTTAAGAGCTTTAATAAAGAATATACGTTACAGTATCAAAACAAATATAAAGAAGAATTAGATCAACTTAAATTTAATCACGGTGAAGAATTAAAAGGATGTAAGGATTCCTTAATGAATAAAATTTGGAATCTTAATTTTAACAAACAAAAAGATTTAGAAATTAATTGTTTACTTGCTTTGGAAGCTAATAAACTAGCTTTAGTTGATGATGATTGTGATAGTCAGGAGAATGCGATCAAGGATTGCAGGTTAAAAAATTCCGGTGATAAAATACCTTGCTCTATAATCTTGTATCAAGAAAATAAAATAGAGGAAATTAATGTTGCGCAATTAATTGACTTATTTAATGATAGATTTAATCAGGAAGACGAAAATATATCGGTAAAAATCACAAGCAAAGTAAAAGAGGTTTATTTTGCTTCTAAAGCTTCGTTACACCAAATTATTTATAGCTTAATTAGTTACTTAATTTTTGTAATAAATAAGCAATCGCCTATCGCTAAACATAGTATCAGATTAGTTATCGATAATATAGAAAGAGTTATACGACTACGTTTTGAGTATGACGGTTTTCCTATCACCAAAGAAAAAGAACTGTTAAAAATGTCGAATTATTTTTTTAAGACACATGCTAATCCTTTTTTGTTGAATATAAATCAAGTCTTTAACATACTCAGAATTAACGGATTTGACTGTAATCTAAGTTATGATGAGTTTAACATTATAGAGATTTTGCAAACAAAACAGAAAAATAATCAGCAAATGACAGCAGAAAATAATGTAATTTTTCTATCATCTTTTACCGAGAAGAAGAAATGATTAAATTCCTAGTAACAATAATATTACTAATTATGCATAATAATTCATTTGCTAACGGACAAATATCTAATTTGATTATACCGGTTAGTTATTTTGTGGATCATGTTAAACAACTTAACTCTCTTAATAGTAGTTTAAGCAAATATAGAAAAGTAAGTATAGTCGGTACTAGCGGTATAGGTAAAACTCAACTTGTCAGAATATACGCCTATGAAAACAAAGAGAAATATAATTTGATATGGTTTGTTGATTGTAATCTTAATTTAAACCAAGAATTTGTAAAACTGGCTAAACAGCTTAATAAGAATAGTAAAGCTAATATATCGGAAGACGCTGAGCTAGCTAAAAAAGAAGTAATGGATTACTTATCTCATCAAGATAAGTGGTTACTAGTATTTGATAATCTAAAGATTAATGAAAATAAAAAAGTTCAAGATATAATGGATTGGGAGAATAACGGAAATGTAATATTTTGCTCACAAGATAGTGAAATATTACCTCATCCTATAGAAATGACTACTTTTAACAACGAAGATGCAATTATCTTGGCTAGCAATTTACTAGAAAGTAAAGATAAAGATGATGTTGATTTTTTAGCAAAAGCTTTTAGCGGTTATCCTGTACTCATAGTTCAAGGAGCGCAATTATTAAATAAAATTAAAGGATTAAATAAAGAAGAGTATAAAAAGAAAATTTATCAATCGGCAGATAAGATCAAATTAAATATTACGTTAGCTATTAAAGAATTAAAACCTAGTGCCGTTAAATTATTGGGAAAAATCGCTTTGATCAATAATCAAAGATTTTCAAAACAATTGCTAGGGCTAGTTACCGATGATCCTAGCACTATTGAAGATGATATTTATCAATTATCTAAATTTATGTTGATTGTTAATGTAAACGCTAATGAGGATAATCCTATTTTTGAGATGCACGACATAATAGCGCAAAAAATATTAGAAATAAATCAGGAAAATAATAAAGCATTATTAGAAGATATTGTTTTAAAAATCAATAGTTCTACTAAAGGAGCAGGAACTCAAAACGGACATATTTTAAGAACGGAAAGCACTATCCCCGAAAATTTAGAAATTATTTTAAGAAATGCAGAAAAATATAAAATTGATATATATTCCGTAATGGAATTAAGAAAAAATCTTTTAGTAGTGTATGTAAACACGCAAAACAAATATGGTTGCGAGCAATTTATAGACTGGTTTGAAGAACAAGAAAAAAATAGCAAATTTAATTTACTTCTCATGAGCAAAGCTCATAAGGGAAATTATGCGGCCTATTTAGGTTTAATAGGAGTTTATAATCAGGTTATTCTAGCTCACTTCGAAGTAGCGATAGGGTATTTTACTAGAGCATTAGAAATACTTGATGGATTAAACGAACGTATTAATTTAAAATATAATCTTACTTCTCATGTAGCAGAGACACAATCTTTATTAGGAAATATTGAATCAGCAAAAGTTGCTATTGATAAAATGGAAAAATTACTTAGTCAAGGTGTAGATGAAGCAGATATAGCGGTATTATATTATGCTAAATCAGTGATGTATCTCATGCAAGGTAAATATATAGAAGCTCTCGAACATTCCGATAAAGATAAAGAGTGCTCAATAAAGTATGGATTGTCACCTAATGATTTATTTATGACCGTAACTTATATGTTAAGAACCGAAGCGCTTAATTGGTTAGGTAAATATCATGAAGCATATACGCAAGCTCAACAATTATATGAAATGCATAAGCCGGTAAAAAGAGAAGACCACGAGGTATTCGGTCGTATTTATACACAAATGGCAAGAAGTGAGTTGGGGCTAGGAGAGACAGATAAAGCTCTAAATCATGTTACAAAAGCTACAGCAATATTTTTAGCCGATGAGCGGAGGAATCCAAAAGAAGCTGATTACTCTGAAGATACTGACTTAGCCGCTAGTTATGTGGTACAAGGCGATATTCTCTTTGCAAAAGATAATCTTAAACAGGCAATAGAATCTTATAAAAAAGCTCAAGTCATATATTTTTATTTATATAGAGACAGAAGTAAGAATGTCGCTCATGTGAGCTATTTATATACACAAGGAGCTAAAGCGGCTTGTAAAGCAAAGGACTTGTATAATTATAAAATATTCGGTAAGCCGCAAGTTAAAGAATTTGGTATAGACCATCCTAATACTATTGCTATGTTTAAATATTGCAAGCAGTATGATATGGATTTGTGGGCTAAAGAAAACTAAGATTTATTATGTTTATCCACGATCCAATTAATAAATCTGTCATCAATATACGGTGGATTAATTTTAACGGAATACTGATATATTTCTTTGATTAGAGCATTTAATTTATCAATCGTAAAACTTAACTCTTTATCTATAATAATATTAATAGTAGCAGACGTCACCTCACTAAATATCTTCATTTGATCTTTATTTAAACCGTCAATATTCATTTCTTCATCAGACAAGATAAATTCTAAAGAAACATCTAAAGCCTTAGCAATAGCGCGCAGAGTATTAGCGGTAGGATTTTTTGATGCACCTGTCAAAATACTATTAATAGTGTTTTTATTTAATCCCGTTGTTTTTTCAATATCTGAAATAGTCACATTTTTTTGGGTCATTAACTCTGAAAGCTTTAACTGTAAACTGGCCATATATAACTTAATTTAAGATTAGTTTAGTAGCCACATATTACATCACCTCATTTAAAAATCAATCCACAAACTCATTTTTAAACATCGCTGCTATATAATTATATTTAGTAAGTTATAACGTATATTATATAGATAAAAATAGTTCTTTACAAGTAATTTATATTTAGTTACTATAGCACAACTTATTATATAGTACAAATATCCACTTTATATAAATAGGTTTTATTATTTAGAGGTAATTATTGTGAACCATGCAACGAGCGAGATCAAAGAATCCCTAAGTCTTATATTAAACAAGCTGGAGGCTATAGATTCTAAGCTAGAACAACAAGAAGAAGATATTAAGGCATACATCGAGCAGAGTTCTGCAAGTTTAGAGTCAAATGATTTGCTAATAGCGGGGCTAAAATCTACTAGAACCTCTTTCGAGTTATTGCGAGATGAAATCGATGAGCTGCATCAACTAACCGTAGCTCTATTTAAAGGGGAGCGAGAATGAAAGCAAACCTGTTTTTTATCGTTCTAGCGGTAGTGTTTATGGTTTTCTATTTTTTATTTCTTTATCGAATGGAAAAACACTCTGACCCGCCTGTTATAAATTCCGAGCTTAGTTAAGGAGTGATTAACCCTAAAACACCGCTCATTAGACCAAAGAATATAGATATCCGTGTGTAAATGTTGAGTATCTGAAAGAAAAAATCGGTAAGTAATTAAACTTAAATATAAGAGAGTAACAATGACAAAACTACAAACACGGACAAAACCATCTAGGTTTTTAACAAGAAATCTCGGACTTGCTTTATATATCGGCACTATTTGCATAGTCGGCTTTATTGCACCAGCACAAGCAGATTGGTTTAAAGTTGCAGATATTAAAGCAAATTTGATAGTGCCGATATATACGTTAGTTAATGAAAATTTGGGCTTTATCGCTTTTGCAGTCGGCGGTGCTACTACTTTTTTAGTAAGAGGTCAGGATATGTATCAAAAAGGCATAGCTTTCGGTGTCGGTGCTTTAGGTACTGCTGCTGCGGTAAAGCTGGCGCAAACGGTTTTACATTTAGGTTAGGTTTGTCTTATGCAAACAAGAATTTGGCAACCGCTGCGGGCGGAAGTAAAAATTTACGGCATGCCCCTGCTCGGAGTTATTTGCGGACTGGTCGGCTGCCTTGTGTCAATGATGTTTTTCGGCTTTATGTGGAGCGTAGGCGGGGCTATTCCAGGCTATTTTGTTGGTGATTTTTTATCCAAGGCATTACATGACGGTAAGGCGCAGCGTTTAATACATTGGTATTTCCCGAAATTATCAAAAACACAATTACCTAGCTCGTCAGTGAAGAATTTTTTTTAAAGGAACATAAATGGAAGTCAATACTGAAGATCGGTTGCAAAACATTAGCATAATACGCCAGCGCAACTTTTTTGCCGGCTGCACCTTACTTGCCGTAATTAGCAATTTTCTGTTGGTTGCCAAAATATCTAGTACCACCGAGCGTATTATCATGGTGCCAGGTATTACTAAAGATTTGGCGGTTGAAGGGTCAATCGTTTCACAAAGTTACCTAGAAGAAACCGCATTACTTTTTGCCTCTGCACTGCTTGATTTAACCGCCGATACTATTTCCCTCAAGAAAAATATTATCCTAAAAAATACAAGTACAAGATCCGAACAAAGCCTTAAATCGTTGCAAAGCTATTTTGCCGGTAGAGAAGACGAGCATAAGAAATTCGGCTTATCAACGTTCTTTGCGCCGAAACAAATTCAGGTAGATGCTAAAAACCTACAGGTCGTTATAGAGGGCTTGCTGACTAGTACTTTCGGCAAGAGGGGTTTTGAGCAAAACACGCTTAAATATTTGCTGTCTTTTGACTATGTAGGCGGCCATTTAAAATTAAAGGAATTTACCCAAGTTAAACCGAAAGCCAAAGAGAGCAATGATAAGAATAAAGACGAAGAACAAGATAAATCAACGGAAGCTGGTGTTTGAATATGGATAAAGCTACGCATAAAATATTAAAACAAATAATATACTCCGGTCTTTTTCTCTATGCACATATTGCAAGCGGTGAAACTTATCAAGCTCAACCTAATGAGCCGCTACAGATAAAAATATCTAAATCCGGTTTAAACCGTATATCTAATCCGCCTTATAAAATCACGCAAGTGACGGGAGATGATAGTAAATTTCGTCTTAAATACGATGAGGACGGCACGAATATATATTTTATGCCGCTTATCACGATCGGTGAAAACGTAGAAATTAGCATCAGAAATAATGCCGGCATCACTCAGGATTTAGAGCTACAAGTATCGGATATAAAAGGAAAATCGATTATTATAGACGGCAAAACCAACTTGAAATTAGAGCGTATAGAGAAAAGCGATATAGCAGAGATGCTAAGGGCAATGAAAGATAATGTGCAAGGTAAGTTTTACGTACAAAACACCAAACAACAAAAACTTAAGAGTATCGGCATCTTGAAAGTGGAGCAGAGCAAGATTTATAAATATAAAAATCTGGCCGGCGGAGTATTTGAAATTACAAATCCGACTAAAAATCCGATTACCTTAGATGTATCTATTTTTGCAAGGAGCTTTGACAACGTCAAAAGCTTCTATCCAAACTTATCGACTATTGAACCATCGACAACAATAACCGTACTGGTAGTACAGAAAGTGGCGGGGAAATAATGGGAGATTTAAAAAAATACTTTGAAAACTTACTGGAAAAAATAAACGGCTATTTTATCGGTACGGACAAACCTCTAAGTAAAAAAGAAATCACTTTAAAAAAATGGTTTAACTTAGGATTAGTGGCGGTTCTAGTAATAATTAGCTTTATCGTATTGTTATTATTTATAGCGTCAAACGATAAACCTAAAAACGGTTTAGATGACGGAAATATTACCGATGATAGCATTATTGCCGCAAAACATACAAAGATAGAGCTTGGAACGGACGCAACTAAGGCGGACATTAAATGGCAGAACTTCCTCGAGGAATCGATTGAAACGGAAGGTAAAACAAGGCAGCAGCAAATTGAATTATTGAAAAACGCCGTTGCTAAAAGCCAAGAAGCTAGCAAGGAAGAAGTAAATACTGAGCTTGATGAGCTAAAATCACGTCTTTCTTATGCTTTAAACGAGATAGATCGTTTAAAAGTAGATAATCAGAATATTCAGCAGGATATAGCTTCGCTTACCCCTGAAAACGGTAACGAGAGGTTAGCGGCAGAGCTTGGCATAACCGCAATAAATACCAAACTCGTTACCAAACCGCCGGTATCTTCCTTTAATTATATTCCGGCAACAAGCTATGTCAGCGGTCATTTGCTAGGGGGTATTGCTGTTTCTACTTCGGTCAATTCTGCCACCTCACCGATACCCGTAATAATCAAACTAACCAGTAGAGGCAATCTACCTAAAGATTTTGCCGTTGATATAGCTAATTGCCGACTACTTGCGAGTTCTTACGGCGATATATCATCGGAGAGGGCGATTATCAGAGCCGAAGAGCTTGTTTGCGAGGATAAAGAGGCCTGTCTTATTATTAGTACGAAAGTATCGGGTGTTATATACGGAGATGACGGAGCAAACGGCATTCGCGGTTCTGTAGTTTCGATGTCCGACAAACATTTAAAAAATGCCGTTATAGGCGGCGTGCTTAGCGGATTTAGCAATACCGCTAAGGGACAAAACGGACTTGAGATTACTGCTCTCGGCGCAGTTAGTACTAAAAAGCAGGGCATGAAGGATGTGGCGAAAGACGGTCTACTTAGCGGCACAAGCTCTGCTGCCGAAAAATTAGCGGATTACCATATTAGGTTAGCCGAGAATATCTCTCCCGTCATTTTAGTACCGGGCGGTACAAAAGTAGACGTAGTCTTTACTAAGTCGGTTGAGATCGGCTCAGTTGATATTGAGGAAGTAATTAATGCGGAGAGGACGGGGCAATGAGTATAACAAAAAGATTAGGCCAAACAATGATAATGCTAATGGCTAGCTTGAGTATTGCATCTTGTTCAACCTATCCCGCTAAGTTCAAGTGCGGTGATGCTAGAGGACTCGGCTGCACTATGCTGCATGAGGTTGACAAGCAAATTGATTCGGGACAAATCGAGGAGGCTTATAAAGATAAAAATAAGGATAAAAAATGTCGCGGTAAAACTTGCTCTTCAAGGAATGCTAACGAGATTCTTAAGCTAAAACAGCAAGATAGAGCGGTTAACTACCAAGACGAACCGGAGGAGAGTTTAGACGATGACCACAATTTACATTTTTAAGCGAGTAAAAATAAATGAAAAATCTTTATGAGGATTTTGCAAATAAAGCGGCTAGCATAATCGGTTTTGAGCGAACCGATTGCGAGACTTTTGAGCGATCAAAGAAGGCATTATTTGAAAATAATCTAAACGGGGCTGAAAGCTTAAAAGATTATTTAAGTTACAGATATTTTGATCCAAAAACCGAGAGCTTTTTGCTAGCAAACTCTGCGGCAGGTTTTTTATTAGAGATTTGTCCATTAGTCGGTGTTAACGATTCGGTGGTAAAAAACCTTAATCAGTTTTTTGCTAAAGAGCTACCTGCCGGCGGCTTTTTGCAGTTTTTCTTGTTGGCAAGCTCCGATATTGAGGATTTTTTGAGGTTTTGGGGTAACGGGCGCACCGCTCCTGATCCTATCTTGCAAAGAATGACCAAGGAGAGACAAGAATATTTGCGCAAGAAGGCCGCGGATTTCTATAGTAGCGGTAAGCGTTTACCGAGAGTCTTTAAGCTCTTTGTGTCCTATAGCACTATTTACAGAAATTGCAATGAAGCGTCGTTGGCGGATTTGCAAAACTTTCGCAAAACATTAATGAGTAAACTCGGTAGTTTAAAATTGCAACCGAGAATCGGTAATACTGAAACTTTAATCAGAATTTGCAGGGAAATACTTGAGTTTGAACCCGGCATACGTGCGAACTACAAATCTACCGCGCCGCTGGATTTAATTAATAATCAATGTTTGTCTAGCGGCAATTATTACCAGAGCAAAAAACGTAGCTTTGTTAATACTAAGACCGATGTTGCCCACCGAGCATTTAGCGTTACAGGTATGCCTACATTCTGGTCATTATTACAAAACATTAATTTACTAGGTAATTCTGAAAAATCTCCGCTGCCGGCAAGGTTTTTAATTAGTTATACGATTAGCAACGACCACAAAAGTAAAAAAGCTTTTACGGCTCGTGGAAAAAGAATAATAGACGCGGCAGAGCGTCCTTACGCTCGCCATGACAAGGCTCTTCATGCCGAAGCCTCAGAGTGGAGGGAGATTATCAGACGTTTAGCCACCGAAGATAACATCTTAAGTGATTCATGGATTTTAGTTGCAAGCGCAAAAGAGGATAATATAGACGATGTATGTGCAGAAATCATTACTCAATATAATGGGCAAGACTTTTACTTAAGCAGTTTAGATTATTTTCATTTAGAGGCAATACTCGGGGTTTTACCTATGCACGCGGCTAATTTCTGGTCGGAACTGAAGCTTAAAAAATTGGTACAACCGGTATTGTCGTCAGAGGTAGTAGCAAAACTGCCGATCCACGCAGAATGGTACGGCGTGCCGTTATCGGGAGTACCTTTTATCGGTAGGCGCGGTCAATTATTTAACTGGAATCCCTACCATAGAATAGGAGCGGGTAATTTCAACATTAACGTAGTCGGGCCAAGCGGGGTCGGTAAATCGGTATTCTTGCAATGTCTTGCCGATACGATGCTTGCAGCTAATACCAGAATGTTCATTCTTGATATCGGAGCTAGCTATGCACCGCTTGCTAAGCTACTCGGCGGTGAGATTATAGAGTTTGGAGTATTATCTAGTTTTACCATTAATCCTTTTGTCGGTCTAAAGCCTAATATGATTGAGACCGAGTTTAACCAATTAGTAGTCTGCGCTAAGGAGTTACTTAGCATTATGTGCGGAGCGGAAGGTGAATTTGAAACGGCGAGTTTAGAAAAAGCTCTTAAAGATGCGGTAATCTCGAGCAACTTTAAACTAGACTTGCAAGGTTTTGTTGCTTTTTTAAAAGAATCTAAATCGGAATTATTAGAGCAATTTGCAACTAGTCTATTTTCTTACACTAGAGAGGGAGTATTCGGTAAATATTTCTCAGGCGAGAAACCTGCCAACTTTAATAAATCTATTACTATTTTTGAGTTTGAGCATGTTAAAGATCAACCAAAGCTCATAGCTATCATCCTGCAGACGCTGCTGATGCAAATAACCAGTCAATTCTTAACCGGTGATAGATCACAGAAATTCATGATTATCGTTGATGAAGCATGGATGCTACTAGAGCATTGCGCCGGGTTCTTAGCGGCTATTGCTAGAAACTTACGGCGTTACGGCGGAAGCTTAGTTGTTTGTACCCAGTGTTTTGCCGACTTGCAAACTGCCGGAGAGACTCAGAATAATAATAATCACCGCAGAGCTATTTTTGAAAATAGTGCTTGGAAAATAATATTGCCGCCTAATTCTCTTGCCGATTTTGAATTGCACTCTGAATTTAAAGAAAAAGTACCGCTACTTAAGTCCTTATTATTCGAGAACGGAAAATATTCTGAAATGCTACTCTCTTCATCGGGAATTGACGTTGTCGGTAGGTTAATATTAGACCCCTTTAGTGCGGCGGTATTTTCAACGGAAAGCAATGACTTTAACTTTTTGAACAATCAAGAAGCTGCCGGCATACCTATGGAACAAGCAATTGACAATTTGATTAAGGCAAAAGCTAATGCAAAAAAATAGAAAAATAATGTTATTGATATTCATCTCTTTTATCGCGCTGCTAAGCATATTCTTTTTTGTCGGTAGCAGATATGCCGTTAAAAACATGCAAGTTCTGTATATCTCGCAAGCAGAGATACTGAATATCGAGAAGGCAAGAATTGCAAATAATCCCGCTAGCGACAAGCAATTATTTTTGGGTAAACCGGAAATGGCTATTAAATATATAGAACAGGCGCAAAACCGGATGAGTAAAGAAGGTGGTTTAGTATTACTTACCGATAGTAAAATATACGGCCGCAACGTGCGTTCTATTTCAAAAGAAGTACATGAGGAGATTATTAAGAATTTAAAGCAATCGCTAGAAAGAAAATGAAGATAGAAACATGATAAAAAATAATCGGTTAATAATTTTATGCACGGTGATTCTAGTAACGTTGCAGGCTTTTGCAAAAGATCTCGGTACAAAGGGTCATACTTATCAAATAATTGAGCAACCGTTTTTACGAATGATAGATGAAAGATTGCAGAAAGTTGATATGAAAAAAGAGCAAGAAAAAATGACCGCTATTGTTAAAGATCGAGCTCTCAATCCTAGAGCGGTTGAAGGGTTGCTACCCGCGTTTAGCAGCAGAGTTTTTTATTTCGACCCTACCTATACACTAGAAGAGGATGCGGTTTTACCTTGCGGGAGAATATTACACAAGGCAGGTACAAAAGTAAATCCTTTAGAACATATGGATTTAAATAGGAGATTATTTTTTATCGATAGCAGAGAACTTGCTCAAATAAAATGGCTAAAAGCGCAATTAGCCGCAAGTAATCTCGACATAAGTAACAACCTAGCCGATCAAAAAGAACCGATAGAAGATAGAATTATTTTAGTGGCAGGGAGTGTATTTAAACTAAAGGACGAGCTTGGTACCCGGCATGAAGATAAGGTCTATTTTGACCAAAACGGAGAGCTGACACACAAATTCGACATTAAAGCAAGTCCGGCGATAGTGCAGCAAAAGGGATTAAGGCTTAAGATAGAAGAAATTAAATTATTCTAAACGGTTATGAGGTTAAGTAATAGTAAAAAATGAAACAAACCCGGCTACAAGACTTATACCGATATGTAATAGTATTAATAATATCTATTATTATACAGACATCAGTATTTGGCAGTGTATCCTGTCAGAGCAGATTCGTCAATCCTATTACGGACATTTGTTGGTCATGTTTACTGCCGATTTCTATCGGTCAGATGATTAAAGTAGGCGGCGGTATGTCGCCGGTTAAAAGAGACACTAAGAATCCTGTCTCTCCCCTCTGTGCTTGTAGTAAAGGCGGTCAACCTATTCCTATTCCCGGTATTAGCCTAGGTTTTTGGGAGCCGGCGAGGATGATAGATGTTACTAGGAGCAAATATTGCATGGTAGGTCTCGGTATTGACCTTGGTTCGGATAATGTGACCGGCATGGGTACTTACAACAGATCACACGGCGATAGAATGGCGCATAATAGCTTCTATCATCTGCATTATTACGTGTATCCCCTTATATATTGGCTAGAATTAATCACCGATCTTATTTGCTTAGAGCAAGCAACTTTTGATGTAGCTTATTTGTCTGAGTTAGACCCTATGTGGAATGACGAAAAGC encodes:
- the traU gene encoding conjugal transfer pilus assembly protein TraU; the encoded protein is MKQTRLQDLYRYVIVLIISIIIQTSVFGSVSCQSRFVNPITDICWSCLLPISIGQMIKVGGGMSPVKRDTKNPVSPLCACSKGGQPIPIPGISLGFWEPARMIDVTRSKYCMVGLGIDLGSDNVTGMGTYNRSHGDRMAHNSFYHLHYYVYPLIYWLELITDLICLEQATFDVAYLSELDPMWNDEKLQTLLNPEAFLFGNPLAQAACVLDCVAATVDMPRDELFWCSGCWGNIYPFSGANADHVGGVQNSSLLTARILAKMHRVGLAKSTSTTDASINGKICKKQTALKIKKSQYKLQMVYPKSTKGVIGCWPLGLSDMAYSSFREYPWDGQDWSYVIWRKRNCCAF